GTCGGAGCATCCGGATCTGGCAAGTCCAGCTTCCTGCGCCTCGTGCTCAAGGAGGAGAAACCCACCAAGGGGCAGATCCATGTGCTCGGGCAGCGGCTGAACACCATCGCCAACCGCAAGGTGCCCTACTTCCGCCGCAGTCTCGGCGTGGTGTTCCAGGACTTCCGGCTGCTGCCGAACAAGACCGTCTTCGACAACGTGGCCTTCAGCCTGCAGGTGATCGGCAAGAGCAAGGGCTTCATCCAGGAAGCCGTCCCCGACGTGCTCAAGATGGTGGGCCTGGCCGGCAAGGCCAGCCGCCTGCCGCACGAACTCTCCGGCGGTGAGCAGCAGCGCGTCGCGATCGCCCGGGCGATCGTCAACAGGCCGGCGATCCTGCTTGCGGATGAGCCGACGGGAAACCTTGACCCGTCGACATCCGCCGGCATCATGACCCTGCTCGACCGCATCAACCAGAACGGCACCACCATCATCATGGCCACCCACGACGCCGGCATTGTCGACCAGATGCAGCGCCGCGTCATCGAACTGGTCGGTGGTCAGGTCGTGCGCGACGAGCGTCGCGGCGGCTACCAGACGCAAGCGGTGCCGGTGCAGAGCTTCGGGATGGATGCCGCGGGCAGCGACATCCGTTCCCCGTACCCGCCCACCGGGTACCCGCCGAACGGGTACGCACCCAACGGGTACACGCCGAACGGGGATGCGACCCGATGAGGCTCGGACTCGTTCTCGGCGAGGTCGGCCAGGGCCTGCGCCGCAACATCTCCATGGTGATCTCGATCGTGCTGGTCACCTTCATCTCACTCACCTTCGTCGGTGCGGCGATCCTGCTGCAGGTGCAGATCAACGAGATGAAGGGCTACTGGTACGACCGCGCCGAGGTGGCGGTCTACCTCTGCACCGAAGTGTCGAATGCCGGCAGCTGTACGCTCACCGAGGCGACGCCCGAGCAGGTCGCGGCGGTCGAGGCCGCGCTCGAATCCGACACCCTCGCGCCCTAC
The Diaminobutyricimonas sp. LJ205 genome window above contains:
- the ftsE gene encoding cell division ATP-binding protein FtsE; translated protein: MIRFDQVTKLYKGNPRPALNDVSLEILKGEFVFLVGASGSGKSSFLRLVLKEEKPTKGQIHVLGQRLNTIANRKVPYFRRSLGVVFQDFRLLPNKTVFDNVAFSLQVIGKSKGFIQEAVPDVLKMVGLAGKASRLPHELSGGEQQRVAIARAIVNRPAILLADEPTGNLDPSTSAGIMTLLDRINQNGTTIIMATHDAGIVDQMQRRVIELVGGQVVRDERRGGYQTQAVPVQSFGMDAAGSDIRSPYPPTGYPPNGYAPNGYTPNGDATR